The Balaenoptera acutorostrata chromosome 15, mBalAcu1.1, whole genome shotgun sequence genome contains a region encoding:
- the SHLD1 gene encoding shieldin complex subunit 1 isoform X3 has protein sequence MSTTACDWVSSNERGLARTMATQEATPESQSEESNALDLPSACDVRDYVLQRPSQEANSEAFSSEEALSIPCSSDMDPGRSLRNHSLSGEKNILSKQNCWERLQRTASLVEPGQRAVSWRPFCLSPFLISIQMHLEAGST, from the exons ATGTCCACAACAGCATGTGACTGGGTGTCCTCAAATGAGAGGGGTCTCGCCAG GACTATGGCAACTCAGGAAGCCACTCCAGAAAGCCAATCAGAGGAGAGCAATGCTTTGGACCTGCCATCAGCTTGTGACGTAAGGGATTACGTGTTGCAGAGACCCAGCCAGGAGGCCAACAGTGAGGCTTTTAGTTCTGAGGAAGCCCTTTCTATTCCTTGCTCTTCTGATATGGATCCAG GCAGATCTCTGAGGAATCATTCATTGTCTGGGGAGAAAAACATCTTATCTAAGCAAAACTGTTGGGAGAGACTTCAAAGGACAGCCTCCTTGGTGGAACCAGGACAAAGAGCTGTTTCCTGGAGGCCTTTTTGTCTAAGTCCCTTTCTGATCTCCATCCAAATGCATTTAGAGGCAGGGAGCACTTGA
- the SHLD1 gene encoding shieldin complex subunit 1 isoform X8: MSTTACDWVSSNERGLARTMATQEATPESQSEESNALDLPSACDVRDYVLQRPSQEANSEAFSSEEALSIPCSSDMDPDL; encoded by the exons ATGTCCACAACAGCATGTGACTGGGTGTCCTCAAATGAGAGGGGTCTCGCCAG GACTATGGCAACTCAGGAAGCCACTCCAGAAAGCCAATCAGAGGAGAGCAATGCTTTGGACCTGCCATCAGCTTGTGACGTAAGGGATTACGTGTTGCAGAGACCCAGCCAGGAGGCCAACAGTGAGGCTTTTAGTTCTGAGGAAGCCCTTTCTATTCCTTGCTCTTCTGATATGGATCCAG ATCTCTGA
- the SHLD1 gene encoding shieldin complex subunit 1 isoform X7 encodes MSTTACDWVSSNERGLARTMATQEATPESQSEESNALDLPSACDVRDYVLQRPSQEANSEAFSSEEALSIPCSSDMDPGLSWWHSG; translated from the exons ATGTCCACAACAGCATGTGACTGGGTGTCCTCAAATGAGAGGGGTCTCGCCAG GACTATGGCAACTCAGGAAGCCACTCCAGAAAGCCAATCAGAGGAGAGCAATGCTTTGGACCTGCCATCAGCTTGTGACGTAAGGGATTACGTGTTGCAGAGACCCAGCCAGGAGGCCAACAGTGAGGCTTTTAGTTCTGAGGAAGCCCTTTCTATTCCTTGCTCTTCTGATATGGATCCAG